The sequence GGCGAGCACGAGGCCCGGAAGCCCAGCTCCACTGCCGATGTCCCCCACCAGACCAGGGCGAAGAAGAGGTGCGACCAGAACCGAGTTGAGCACGTGCCTGGACCAGAGTCGCGGGGGCTCGAGTGGACCGATCAACCCCAGCTCCTCGCCACGCTGGCCGAGCTGAGTGGTGAACTCCCGTGCTGTCCCGATGCGATCACCGAACAGTTCCGCTGCCACCGCCGGCTCTGGCTCGATCATGACCTTCTCATGCATCACGCTTACATCCTTAGGTCACTCTACAGGTGCGGTCCACTTCGTCAGCGCACGATCGCGTCGCGTTCATCACACGCTCCGACGAATCATCAGAGCTTAGCGGGCGGAAGTCAACGCAGGAGCGACCGCAGCCGTCAGCCGGCGTGCCCAGGCGGTGCTATTCATAGTGTTTCACGTGAAACCGCCACTCCTGACGCATGCACTGCGCGTCGCCCGCCCCGGTCGTCGAAATGGCCCCTAGCGAGGAGGACGTTTCACGTGAAACACGCCAGCCTCACGATGCTTCGACTCTCTTTCGTCGCCCATCATCGCCATGGATGGATGCGCTCCTCTCGGAATGCACTTGTCCTCGCAGGATGCGGCCCCGCTGGAGTCACCCCTATGTCTTCGAACTGCGTGGAGAACGCGGTCCCTCCGCGTGAAGGATCGAGCACGGTGAGGCCACTACCTACGACCGATCACCCGTCTCCGCAGGAACCACGAAACAAGCCGTACGAGTTGTCACCAATCACTGATCGCGCATGCAGAGCCTGATCCCAGACGCGGACGACCTAGCACCGTTGGCTCTTCACTCTCGCGCCGCGGAATTTAGTAACACGCACGTACTATCAAAGGAGCCGGCGCGGTTGGGCCGGAAAACGGAGGAGACCCGGTCCAACGGACCGGGTCTCCCCTACGACTGCACGTGGCTTCAGGCCTTGGTGATCACCGTATGGCGGTCGCGTCCCTCACCCTCGGACTCCGACGTGTAACCGCGCTCGGCCACGATGTCGTGGACGAGCTTCCGCTCGTACGAGGACATCGGCGGGAGCGAAGCGCTCGCGGATCCAGCCGAGATGCGCTCGATCGCGCGGTCGACGAGCTGTCCCAGCTCCACCTGTCGCGCGTCACGGGACCCACCCACATCCAAGATCAGACGGCTGAACACACCGGTCTTGTTCTGCACCGCGAGACGCGTGAGCTCCTGGAGTGCGGTCACCGTCTCGGGGTTCGACAGCAGACGGAGATCCTGCGAATCAGCAGCGTCGACCGAGACGTACGCACGTCCGCCACGCTGATCGATGTCGATGTCCCCGTCGAGGTCGCAGATGTCGAGCAGCTCCTCGATGTAGTCGGCTGCGATGTCACCCTCATCGGCCACGTCGCCTGCGGTCTGCCGGTCGTCGACCGACGCCGGAGCGTCGAGCCCTGTGACGTCCACGGTCGTCGCCTCGTCGGTGCTGTCCGTCGCGTCGCTCATCGGTTCTTGGATCCCGCCTGCTTCTTGGCACGGTTCTTGCCCACGGGCTGCTGACGCTGCGCCGGCTTCCGCTCCTCCACGACCACGGTCGACGCGTCGGCGGCGGACGTCTCGGTGACGACCAGCTTGCCCTTGCGCGCCAGACGCGCCTCACGTGCACGCGCGGCCTCGCTGCCGGGCGTGGGCATGTTGCGGATGACGAGGAACTGCTGCCCCATGGTCCAGAAGTTGGAAACGAGCCAGTAGA is a genomic window of Clavibacter capsici containing:
- a CDS encoding Jag family protein gives rise to the protein MSDATDSTDEATTVDVTGLDAPASVDDRQTAGDVADEGDIAADYIEELLDICDLDGDIDIDQRGGRAYVSVDAADSQDLRLLSNPETVTALQELTRLAVQNKTGVFSRLILDVGGSRDARQVELGQLVDRAIERISAGSASASLPPMSSYERKLVHDIVAERGYTSESEGEGRDRHTVITKA